The sequence TGACCGGGCCATAGCAACTGGCAGACCAACCGAGGGGGCGGCCGACGCTCCCTCATTCGCGTTTCGGAGACGGTGATGGCCGCGATCAAAGAACTTGTGCATACCGAGGGCGATTCCAACACGACGGCCGCGCGCGGCGGCTGGGATGCCGGCCAGGACGATCCCCGCATCCGCGGCCTGCTTGACCGCGATGCCGCCGCCTTCATGCACCAGAGCCTGTCCAGCCCGTGCCTGTCGACGATCGCCAAGGCGGAAGGCATCTGGATCGAGGACACCGTTGGCCGCCGCTTCATGGACTTCCACGGCAACAGCGTGCATCACCTCGGCTACGGTCATCCCAAATTGGTGGCGGCGATCAAGAAGCAGCTTGATGACCTCTGCTTCGCGCCGCGCCGCTTCACCTGCGAACCCGCGGTCGAGTTGGCCGAGAAACTGGCGGCACTTGCTCCGGGCGATCTCGGCAAGGTGCTGTTCACCACCGGCGGCTCGGATGCCATCGAGGTGGCGCTGAAGATCGCGCGCGCCGCGACCGGTCGCTTCAAGACGGTGTCGTTCTGGGATGCGTTTCATGGCGCTGGGTTTGGTGCTGCCAGCGTCGGCGGCGAAGCCACCTTCCGCTCGCACATATCAGGCCCGATGATGACCGGCACCGAGCATGTCGCGCCCTGGGACGGCTATCGCTGCCCATACGGCCACGATTCCCTCGAAGCATCGGGTCTCGCCTGCGCCAACATGATTGCCTACGTGCTCGGCCGCGAGCAGGACGTGGCGGCGGTCGTCGCCGAGCCGATGCGGGCGACGCCCAATCCACCGCCGTCCGGCTTCTGGAAACGGGTGCGCGAGGCCTGCGACCGGCATGGCACGCTGCTGATCTTCGACGAGATCCCCACCGGCCTCGGCAAAACAGGAAAATTCTTCGCCCATGAGCATGATGGCGTGACACCCGACATCGTCGTTCTCGGCAAGTCGCTTGGCGGCGGCATCCTGCCGATCGCCGCCGTCATCGCGCGTCGCGAGCTCGATGTCACCGGGGGCTTCGCTATCGGTCACTACACCCACGAAAAGAACCCAGTGACGACGCGCGCCGCCCTGACCACCATCGACATCATCCTGGAGGAAGGGCTGGTCGAACGGTCGGCCGAACTCGGCCAACATATGCTGGGACGCATGCAGGATCTGATGGCGCGCTCGCCTCATGTCGGCGACGTCAGGGGTAGGGGGCTCATGGTCGGCGTCGAACTGGTCGAGGATCGCGCCACGCGGCAGCCGGCGCGCGAGCTTGCTGAGCGGGTTTTCTATGCCTGCCTGGAGCAGGGCCTAAGCTTCAAGGTCAGCCATGGCAATGTGCTGACGCTGTCGCCGCCGCTGGTTATCTCGAAAGCCGATCTCGACCGCGCCCTCGACATTGTCGAGCGCGCCGTGCTGGCGGCCTGACCATGAAGGCCGTGCGCACCGACCAGGAGCTCGAATGCCCCGGCATCGACGCCGGTCTGCGGGCGAGGGGCGTTGAGTTGGTGACGCTGCCGGACGGCATTTTCGAAGCCGATCTCATAGAGGCCATTGCCGACGCCGATCTTCTCCTGATGTGCTACACACCGATCACGGCGCGGGTGATCGATGCAGCGCCGAAATTGAAGGGCATCGTTAAATACGGCGTCGGCATCGACGCCATCGACATTCCTACCGCCATGCGGCGCGGCATCCCTGTCGCCAACGTGCCGGAATACGCCGAGGAAACCGTCGCTGAGGGCGCCTTCGCCCTGATGATCGCGCTGGCCAAGCGGCTGCCGGCGATCACGGCGGCGGTGTCGCGCGATGGCTGGGTCTGGCCCGCGCAGTGCTGGCTCGGGCGCGACATTTCCGGCACCACGCTCGGGCTAGTCGGCTGCGGCAAGATCGGCCGCAGCATGGCACGCATGGCAGGCCAAGGGTTTCATGCCCGGGTTCTCGGCTTCGATCCCGGTGTCGATGCCGCAACCATGCACGCCGCCGGCATCGAGAAGGTCGACGACCTGCAAGCCATGCTGCGCGTCTGCGATTTTGTCTCGATCCATTGTGTGTTGAACGACAAGACGCGCGGCCTGATCGGCAAGACGGAACTCGCCTGCCTGAAGCCTTCCGCCATCATCGTCAACGTCTCGCGCGGTGCCCTCATCGATGAGACGGCGCTTGTCGAGGCTGTTGTCGCCGGCCGTATCGGCGGCGCCGGGCTCGACGTCTATTCGGTCGAGCCGCTGGCCAGGTCAGGTCATCCGATGAGCGCGCTTTTCGATCGCGACAATGTGATCCTGTTTCCGCATCTCACCTTCTTCACGCATGAGGCGATGCGCCGGCTCGAAGACGACACGCTCGCGCGCTGCTTCGAGATCCTTGACGGTCGCCCGGTGACCATCCGCTCGCATGATCCGCGTTTGCGGGCGCAGACATCGGGCGTTTCATTCAGCTGATATCCCTGATTTTTCAAACTGATAGACGCCTTCCGCGTAGCCAAAATCGCGCCCGCGACATCTGTGCGACAGTTCCATGACAAACATCAGAAGAAGTTTGCCTGTCATAAAATAAATAGATTTTACTTATCGATCATCAGTCCCCAGAGTTGGCGCAACAACGACATCCAGTCGGCTCAACGTCCGCCAGAGACCCGAAGCCGGTCGGTCCTAGTGCATCGCAGAATGTGCCAACAATCACAGGGGAACTGATCCATGAAATCGCGCAATGCAACCATCGCTATGGCCTTCGCCGCGTCGCTGCTGGCGTCGTCGGCTCTCACCGGACCGGCTTTCGCCGACGGTGTCGTCACCATCTATTCCGCCGACGGCCTGCATGACGGCAATGGCAGCTGGTACGAGACCGAATTCGCCGCCTTCACCAAGGCCACCGGCATCACCGTGCAGTATATCGAGGCAGGCTCCGGCGGGGTCGTCGAGCGCGTCGCCAAGGAAAAGTCGAACCCGCAGGCCGACGTGCTGGTGACCTTGCCGCCCTTCGTCCAGCGCGCCGCCGCCGACGGTCTGCTGCAGGACTACAAGCCGGCAGGCGCCGACCAGATCGACGGCGGCACTGACAAGTACCGGCCGCTGGTCAACAACTACATGAACTTCATCTACAACAGCGCCGTGCTGTCGGAAGCGCCGAAGAGCTACAACGACCTGCTCGATCCCAAATTCAAGGGCAAGATCCAGTATTCGACCCCCGGCCAGGCCGGTGACGGCACCGCCGTCATGCTGCAGGTCATCCATGCTTTCGGCGGCGAGGATGCGGGCTTCGAATTCATGAAGAAGCTGCAGGACAACAATGTCGGTCCCTCAGCCTCGACCGGCAAGCTGACCGCACTGGTCAACAAGGGCGAACTGCACGTCGCCAATGGCGATCTGCAGATGAACATGTCGCAGATGGCCGATAACCCGAACATCAAGGTGTTCTGGCCGGCGGGACCTGACGGCGTGCGTTCCACCTTCGCGCTGCCCTATGAAATCGGCCTGGTCACCGGCGCGCCCAATGGCGACAACGGCAAGAAGCTGATCGACTTCCTGCTCGCCAAGGAAGCCCAGTCGACGGTCAGCTCGATTGCCATCGGCGTGCCCGCCCGCAAGGACGTGACGCCGTCCGACGCCAACTTCGCCAAGCTGCAGGAGGCGATGAAGGGCCTGACCATCTGGTCGCCGAACTGGGACGAGGCGCTGAGCAAGCTGCCCGACTACGTCAAGAAGTGGAACGAAGCGACCGGAAGCTGACCTCCAAAGGAAACCATCCGGAGAGCCCCGCCATGTCGGCCGTCGCCTTCACTGGTACCAGTGTCATGGACATCGACGCCGCGAAAATTCGCGGCGCCGGTTCCAATGTCCACTTCGACAAGGTCAGCGTCGCCTATGGCGCGCATGTCGTGCTGCACCCGCTGACCCTGGATATCGCGCCCGGCGAAATCCTGGCGATGATCGGCCCGTCGGGTTCCGGCAAGACCACCGCCTTGCGCGCCGTCGCCGGCTTCGTGCGGCCGGCCAGCGGCCGCATCCGCATCGGCGCCACAGACGTCACCGACCTGCCGCCGTACGAACGCGGCCTCGGCATGGTGGTGCAGAACTACGCGCTGTTTCCGCATATGCGGGTCGAAGACAACGTCGCCTTCGGCCTGCGGGCACAAGGCGCCGACAAGGCGTTGATCGGCGAACGGGTCAAGGATGCGCTCGCCACGGTCGGCATGGCGACTTTTTCCCGGCGTTATCCCCGCGAGCTTTCGGGCGGCCAGCAGCAGCGTGTCGCGATTGCCCGCGCTCTTGCCGTGCGGCCGCGCGTGCTCCTGCTTGACGAGCCGCTGTCGGCGCTCGACGCGCAGATACGCCGCAACATGGTCGAGGAGATCGCTCGCCTGCACCGCAGCCTGCCGGGCCTGACCATCCTCTACGTCACCCACGACCAGACCGAGGCGCTGACGCTTGCCGACAAGATCGCCATCATGCGCGACGGCAGGGTCTGTTCGCATGGACCGACGACGGAACTCTACCGCCGCCCGCCGAACCGCTTCACCGCCGAGTTCCTCGGCCGCGCCAACCTCCTGCCGGTGACAATTGCCGAGCCTGTTGGCTCGAAGGGCCTTGCCACGGCAAGGCATGGCGACGCGGTGCTCACCGGCGCCGGCCGTGACGAGAAGGAAGGCGACAAGAGCCTGCTCTGCATCAGGCCGCAGCATCTCAGCCTGACGGCCGATGCAGAGCACACTAACCGCATCGTCGGCACGTTGCGGGAAGTGCACTGGCAGGGTGAACTCACCCATCTGGTGCTCGATGTCGACGGCACGCCGGTGCGTGTCTCGGCAACCAAACTGCCGATCGCGCTGCCCGAACCCGGCGCCAAGGTGCCGCTGTTCTTCGCGCCCGCCGACACCTCGCTGCTTCCGGAAGACGCCGGTGTCTGAGGCTGTCGCTCTTCGCGCGCCGGCGATCCGGAGGGAGCCCGGCAAGTTCTGGATCGTGCCGCCGGTGGCCCTGCTGGCGCTGCTGTTCTTCTACCCCCTGGCGCTGATTACCCGGCAGGCCTTCCTCGACGACAGTGGTGTCGCCAATGCCGCCGAGATTTTTCGCGTGCTGCATTCGCGCTTCTTCCTCAACGCGCTGATCAACACGGTGACGATCTCGGTCACGGCGACGGCCGGATGCCTGATCGTCGGCCTCGTGCTGGCGCTGATCCTCGCCTTCGTGCCTTTCCCCGGCAGCGGCTTCATCGCCCGGCTGATCGACACCTTCATCGCGCTGCCGACCTTCCTGGTGACGCTCGCTTTCACCTTCCTCTACGGCTCCGCCGGCATGCTCAACGCCGGGCTCATGGAGACCTTCTCGCTGCCGCTGCCGCCCGTCGATTTCCTCTATTCGACCTGGGGCGTCGTGCTGGCCGAAGTCACCGTCTACACGCCCTTCATCCTGCGGCCGCTGCTTGCCGCCTTCTCGCTGGTCGATCGCGGCCAGATCGAAGCGGCGAGCCTGCTTGGCGCACGGCCGTTCCGTATCGTGCGTCAGGTCATCCTCCCGGCCGCAATTCCCGCGCTCATCGCCGGCGGCAGCCTCTGCCTGCTGTTGACCGTCAACGAATTCGGCATCGTGCTGTTCATCGGCGCCAAGGGCGTCATCACGCTGCCGTTGCTGATCTACGGCAAGGCGATCCAGGAATCGGCCTACCAGGTCGCCTGCATCATCGCCGTGGTCAACATCGCGCTGTCGCTCGGTCTGTTCGGCCTCTACCGTTTCGCCGCCGGCCGGTTGGGGGTGTAGCCATGCTGGTCTGGTCGCGCCCGAGTCGCATCGTGCTGTGGGTGCTTTTCGCGCTGATCTTCGGCGTGCTGTTCCTGGCGCCGCTAGCGGTCATTCTCCTGTCCAGCCTCGCCGACCAGTGGAACGGTGTGCTGCCCAATGGCCTGACGACGGAGCACTACACCGATGTCGTCCGCGGCGCGGCCTGGAATTCGGTGAAGGCGAGCCTGATCACCGGCTTCCTGGCCAGCGCGCTGGCGCTGGTCAGCGGCACCTGGGCAGCCCTTTCGCTTCGCCTTCAGGGGCCAGCCCTAAAGCGCCTGCTGGGCCTGCTCTTTTTCATCCCAAGCGCGGTGCCTTCCGTGTCCGTCGGCCTTGGCCTGCTGGTGGCGTTCAGCCATCCGCCGCTGCTGCTCAACGGCAC is a genomic window of Mesorhizobium huakuii containing:
- the pbfA gene encoding (R)-1-hydroxy-2-aminoethylphosphonate ammonia-lyase; translation: MAAIKELVHTEGDSNTTAARGGWDAGQDDPRIRGLLDRDAAAFMHQSLSSPCLSTIAKAEGIWIEDTVGRRFMDFHGNSVHHLGYGHPKLVAAIKKQLDDLCFAPRRFTCEPAVELAEKLAALAPGDLGKVLFTTGGSDAIEVALKIARAATGRFKTVSFWDAFHGAGFGAASVGGEATFRSHISGPMMTGTEHVAPWDGYRCPYGHDSLEASGLACANMIAYVLGREQDVAAVVAEPMRATPNPPPSGFWKRVREACDRHGTLLIFDEIPTGLGKTGKFFAHEHDGVTPDIVVLGKSLGGGILPIAAVIARRELDVTGGFAIGHYTHEKNPVTTRAALTTIDIILEEGLVERSAELGQHMLGRMQDLMARSPHVGDVRGRGLMVGVELVEDRATRQPARELAERVFYACLEQGLSFKVSHGNVLTLSPPLVISKADLDRALDIVERAVLAA
- a CDS encoding ABC transporter ATP-binding protein, whose protein sequence is MSAVAFTGTSVMDIDAAKIRGAGSNVHFDKVSVAYGAHVVLHPLTLDIAPGEILAMIGPSGSGKTTALRAVAGFVRPASGRIRIGATDVTDLPPYERGLGMVVQNYALFPHMRVEDNVAFGLRAQGADKALIGERVKDALATVGMATFSRRYPRELSGGQQQRVAIARALAVRPRVLLLDEPLSALDAQIRRNMVEEIARLHRSLPGLTILYVTHDQTEALTLADKIAIMRDGRVCSHGPTTELYRRPPNRFTAEFLGRANLLPVTIAEPVGSKGLATARHGDAVLTGAGRDEKEGDKSLLCIRPQHLSLTADAEHTNRIVGTLREVHWQGELTHLVLDVDGTPVRVSATKLPIALPEPGAKVPLFFAPADTSLLPEDAGV
- a CDS encoding 2-hydroxyacid dehydrogenase, translated to MKAVRTDQELECPGIDAGLRARGVELVTLPDGIFEADLIEAIADADLLLMCYTPITARVIDAAPKLKGIVKYGVGIDAIDIPTAMRRGIPVANVPEYAEETVAEGAFALMIALAKRLPAITAAVSRDGWVWPAQCWLGRDISGTTLGLVGCGKIGRSMARMAGQGFHARVLGFDPGVDAATMHAAGIEKVDDLQAMLRVCDFVSIHCVLNDKTRGLIGKTELACLKPSAIIVNVSRGALIDETALVEAVVAGRIGGAGLDVYSVEPLARSGHPMSALFDRDNVILFPHLTFFTHEAMRRLEDDTLARCFEILDGRPVTIRSHDPRLRAQTSGVSFS
- a CDS encoding 2-aminoethylphosphonate ABC transporter permease subunit, with the translated sequence MSEAVALRAPAIRREPGKFWIVPPVALLALLFFYPLALITRQAFLDDSGVANAAEIFRVLHSRFFLNALINTVTISVTATAGCLIVGLVLALILAFVPFPGSGFIARLIDTFIALPTFLVTLAFTFLYGSAGMLNAGLMETFSLPLPPVDFLYSTWGVVLAEVTVYTPFILRPLLAAFSLVDRGQIEAASLLGARPFRIVRQVILPAAIPALIAGGSLCLLLTVNEFGIVLFIGAKGVITLPLLIYGKAIQESAYQVACIIAVVNIALSLGLFGLYRFAAGRLGV
- a CDS encoding 2-aminoethylphosphonate ABC transporter substrate-binding protein produces the protein MKSRNATIAMAFAASLLASSALTGPAFADGVVTIYSADGLHDGNGSWYETEFAAFTKATGITVQYIEAGSGGVVERVAKEKSNPQADVLVTLPPFVQRAAADGLLQDYKPAGADQIDGGTDKYRPLVNNYMNFIYNSAVLSEAPKSYNDLLDPKFKGKIQYSTPGQAGDGTAVMLQVIHAFGGEDAGFEFMKKLQDNNVGPSASTGKLTALVNKGELHVANGDLQMNMSQMADNPNIKVFWPAGPDGVRSTFALPYEIGLVTGAPNGDNGKKLIDFLLAKEAQSTVSSIAIGVPARKDVTPSDANFAKLQEAMKGLTIWSPNWDEALSKLPDYVKKWNEATGS
- a CDS encoding ABC transporter permease, which codes for MLVWSRPSRIVLWVLFALIFGVLFLAPLAVILLSSLADQWNGVLPNGLTTEHYTDVVRGAAWNSVKASLITGFLASALALVSGTWAALSLRLQGPALKRLLGLLFFIPSAVPSVSVGLGLLVAFSHPPLLLNGTIAIVMIAHFVLISAFTFGNVSAGLARLSPDFEQVASSLGARPAYRLWHVTLPLLAPYLVAAFGLSFALSMGNSAPPSWSIRRAG